The Chloroflexota bacterium genome includes the window AATCCGACCCCCAGAACGTGGCGACTCCATTCCTCGTCGGTCCACTGGTTTTGGGGCTTGTCCGGTGCCATCGCTTTACTCGCCCGGCTCGGAACGTGGCGGCACGAACCAGGCGACCAAGCCAACCTTGATGCCGATATCGACCGCCAGCAGGACCCAGGTACTCGGCCGCATCGGTCGCAGACTGCGCCGCCGGCACTCACCGGTCAAGGCAAAGGACCGATCATTGAACCGATAAGAAATGCACGAGACCACTCAGGAGGAACGCACGTGAAGTGGGTCACCCGCGAACACCCCAAGACAGACCGGATCGCCTGCCCATGGCTGATCCGCAAGTTCATCGACCCTGACGCCGAGATCCTGTACGTCCCCGACGCCGAGGTCCTCGCCACGGCGGAGCGCGAGGGCGCCATCAGCTTCGACGCGCCGGGCGCCAAGTACACCCACCGCGAGGGCCTGTGCTCGTTCGAGGTCCTGATCGCGGACTACCAGCTGACCGATCCCGCTCTCGAGATCATGGCTCCCATCGTCCACGGCGCTGATATCGACAAGGGCATCGACACCACCCGCGAGTCGGCCGGCCTGATCGCCATTTCCCATGGCTTTGCCCTGCTGGACTTGACCGATGAACGTCAGCTGGAGCTCGAGCTCCCGGTCTATGACGCCCTGTACGCCTGGTGCCAGACCCAGGTCCTGATCCCCGCCTCCGCCTGACGCTCCCGTGGCCGATCAGGTCGGCGACACGACCGGTAGCCCGGCGGCCAGCGCCGCCTCGGCCAGGCGGCGGTCGTAGCTCACCACCGCTGCCAGGTCATCGCGCACAGCCAGCGCCGTCGCCAGGTGGATGGCGTCCAGCGTCCGCAGACTTGGCGGGCCAACCCGGGCAGCCTCGAGCAGGATGTCTTCCCCGATATCCACGAGGTCGACGTCACGCAGGAGCCTGGCGACCGACCTCTCGGCCCGAATACCGCGCCGGGAGATCGCCCGAGCAAGCTCAACGCCGGCCAGCCGGCTCGAGACTCGGCGCTGATATGTGCCGATAAGCCCTCGCAGCGCCCGCGTCTCCGCCTCTGTGACAACCAGCTTCACCAGGGCGGAGGCGTCCAGGTAACACGCATCCCCCGCTACCACGGCTCCTCATCCCGCATCTCCTGGAGGATCTCGGACAGCTGCTTCCCGGGCAGGCGCGGCAGCGGCCTGATGTCCAGGAGGTCGCCGGTCGCCCGCGTGGCTCTGCCCTCGGCGACTAGGCGATCGAGCACCGACATCGGCTCAGTCGGCAAGGGCGTCAACCGTGCGACCGGGTGCCCGTGCTCGGTCACTTCGTAGGCCCGGCCCTCCTCGCGGATCTTCTTGACGTATACCGATAGGTTCTGGCGGAGTTCGCGGATTCCAACTCTGGGCAGATCGGCCATGACGCACATGGTAGCACATGGCCTTCCAAACCTCGCTTGGGCGCCCGTCGGGGAATTGGCCTAGACTCGGCAGTCCCCGCGCATTGCGGGCATTCGCGCCATAACGGCCAACCCACGGGAGAAACCACCGAGCATGACTGCTGCCTCCGCCGCCCCGGCCTCTGCCATCCCCGACTACGACAAAGCCCCCATCGAGCTGCCTCATCGGGAGCGGATGGAGATCCTCCTGGTCGTCATGCTGGGCATGTTCCTGGCCGCCCTGGACAACACGATCGTGGGCACCGCCCTGCCCACCATCGTCACCGAGCTGAACGGCAACGACGTCTACATCTGGCCCTTCACCGCGTACCTGCTGACCGCCACGGTCAGCGGCCCCATCTACGGGAAACTCTCCGATATCTTCGGGCGGCGACCGATCTTCGTGATCGGGGTCAGCGTCTTCCTGCTCGGGTCGTTCCTGTGCGGCATCTCGCAGGAGATGTGGCAGTTCATCGCCTTCCGTGGCCTCCAGGGCCTCGGCGCCGGGGCGCTGTTCCCGGTCGCGCTGGCCATCATCGGCGACATCTTTGCGCCCTCGGAGCGCGGCAAGTACCAGGGCTTCTTCGGCGCCATGTTCGGGATCGCGTTCCTCATCGGTCCGGCCCTTGGGGGTCTCATCACCGAAAACATCAGCTGGCACTGGATCTTCTTCGTGAACATCCCCCTGGGCGCCGTGGTGCTGTTCGTCGTCTGGCGCATCCTGCCCACCGTCCGCGACCCGAACGCGACCCGCAACATCGACTACCTGGGCGCGTCGCTCCTGGTGGCGGCCCTGGTGCCCATCCTCATCGGCTTCACCCAGAAGCAGTTCGGCGACTGGACCGATCCGGACGTGGGCGGCCTGATCGCGCTGGGCCTGGTCATGACGGTGGCCTTCATCTGGGCCGAGTCGCGGGCCAAGGACCCCATCGTGCCGCTCCACATGTTCCGGATCCCGGCCTTCCGCTCCAGCGTGCTGGCCATGTTCTTTGCCGCGGTCGGCTTCTTCGCGGCCGTCGTCTTCCTGCCGCGCTGGTTCCAGGTCGTGAACGGCAGCTCGCCCACCGAGTCCGGCTACCAGATCCTGCCTCTCCTGGGCGGGCTCATCGTGGCGGCCATCACGTCGGGACAGATCGTGGCCCGCACCGGCCGATACAAGCCCATCATCTTCGGCTCGCTGCTCGTCCTGGCCGGCGGCCTGTTCCTGCTGACCAACATTCGGCCCGACACGCCATTGCCCCTGCTGTGGCTGTGGATGGGGATCACCGGCTTGGGCATCGGTCCCGCCTTCGCGATCTTCACCCTGGTGGTCCAGAACAACGTGCCCGTCCACGAGCTGGGCGCCGGGACCTCCAGCGTGACCCTGTTCCAGCAAGTGGGCGGCACCGTAGGCCTTGCCGTCACCGGATCAATCTTCGGGTCGGTGCTGCTGGAACAGATCCCGAACCAGATGGAGGCAGTGGGCGTGCCAGCCGCCTTTGCCGATCAGTTCGCGGCCGGCGGAGCCGAGTCGCTGAACCAGCTGTCCGGCGTGGGCGACCTGGGGGCCGCCATCCTGGCCCAGGTCCCACCCACGTTCCAGGCCCAGGTAGAGCCCTTCATCCCGGCCATCGTGGGCGCCATCCACACCGCCTTCTCCATCGCCACCTCGGCGACCTTCACCATCGGGATCGTCTCGTCGCTGATCGCGGCGGCCGTGGTCATGATCTGGATGCCTGGAGGACGGATGGGGGCCACGGCGGAATCAACCGCGCCCACAACGTCCCCCAAGCTGGAGCCCGCCGCGGACTGATCGCGCCAAGCTACCCACCTTCGTACCGATTGCGGGTGGTTTTGCACGGGACTACCGTGCTCGGATGACGTTCCCCGCTGGCCGCACGCGGCTGCGCGCTTCAACCGTGGTGGTCCTCGTTGCGCTTGTGCTAATGGCGTGCACTCCCGCGGCGACGTCGTTCGAGGACCAGGCGGCGCAGCTGCCCCAGGCAGCCATCAACGGCGTCCGCGGGGCGTGGAGCATGGGCTGCTGGAATTTCAGCAACGATCCTTTCGGCATGTTCGGGACCAGTGTCTGCGATGGCTCAGACGGACCGCACTTAGACCTGCCTCCCGCGCCTCCCTACACCGTGACCTTCACGGCATCCACCGGGCAGGCCACCCCGTCGACGCTCAGCGTGGCGGTGGGGGGCGGGGTTGAGGTCGACCATGCCCTATTTGGCCAGGGAGAGCCGAGGTGGTGGCTGAGTTTCGATGTCCCCCTCGGCGACGACGGCGCTCTCGGCGCCATCCCGGACGGCCCATGGACATCGCTTCACGTCTTCGCCACCTACCCGCGAGGGGACATCCAATGGTCCTGGCCAACGTCGTACAGCGCTCGGATGACCCCATGCACGGAGGCCTTCGCGTCGGGGGTGGCCGACGCCTCACTCGCCTGGGCTGAGACGTTCGAAATGGGTATGGCCCCGGGCGGGCTGACCGATCCATTGGTGCCGGTCGAGGAAGGATTGGACCGACTGGCCGATCACCTCGATTCGGCCATCGCGAGCTGCCAGTCGAGCGCCGCATGGGATACGGCCTGGGCGACGTTCCTCCCACAGGTAATTGACGGGCGGGATGCGGACGCCTTCCTGGAGGCACGATGCGCCGTCGCTGAACTCGAGGCCACAACTCTCTGCCGAAGGGCCACGCACTAGAACGGGGACTCAGGCGCCGAAGAGATCGCCCACGAGGGTCCGGAACTCGGGCAGGTTGCGGGAGGCCGGAACGCGCCGCTCGAAGACGTCCAGCAACTGGCGGTAGTACCAGGCCTGATCGCCCTCCCCGGCGTGGAACCGATCCCAGACCCGCTCGCCTTCCACTGCACGATCGACGGCGATGGACCGCGCGTTGTGCAGTTTGTCGGCCAGGGACACGCGAAGGACCGACCCGGACTCGTCCTCGAGTCGGCTGAGGTAGCGCTCCTTCCGTAGACGCCACGCCTCCTTCATCGACCCGACCGGCGTCATTGAGTCACTGAGGCCATCCACGATGGTGGCCACCTCGTCGCCGAATCGGGCCCGGATCTCGGCCAGGATCGGCTCGCCACCCTGGTCCTCGGGGCCGTCGTGCAACAGGGCCGCGATCGCCTCGTCCTCCGTCCCGCCATCCTCCAGAACCAGGCTGCATACCGCGAGCAGGTGGGTCAGGTACGGGATGGTGGTTCCCTTGCGTGCCTGGTGCCGGTGAAGCTCGACCGCGTATGCGACAGCCCCGACGAACGCGTCGCCGAGAATGGGCCGAGGAGCACGGTCCGACATTGGGTCCAAAGAGTAAGCGCCTGACAAGCGGCGGCAAACCTGGCGGCCTGGCAAGGTGACGATCGCCGGCAAACTGAGCGACGCGGTCCCGCCGGGAACATGGAAGAGTATCCTCCGGCAGGCCGGAATCGAACCGAGGGATGACTGATGGACTACGCCGTCATCTACGAGAAGAGCGATACCGGGTACGCCGCGTACGTCCCTGACCTGCCCGGCTGCGTTGCCACCGGAGCAACTCGACGGGAGGTCGAACGGCTGATCCGGTCCGCGATTCATATGCATCTGGAAGGGATGGCCGAGGACGGTGAGCCGGTTCCGCCTCCCACCACCTGGGCCGAGGTTGTCAGCGTCTAGCTAATCTTTGCGCTCGACCTCCTCCGGCGATGAGCGGCCGTCTCCTCACAACGATTCGTGCTATCGCGTAGCACGTTAGCGCGATACCACGAACGACTGTGATAGTCGCGACCTCACACCGTGACAAGCCATGGCGTCAAAGGCATGGAACACCGCAGCCCCAGCGGGCCACCCGGTTGATCGCGACGCCTGGCTGTGGGAGTTCCTGAGTCTGCCAGAAGCACCCCAGGGTGAGGGAATCGGCTTACCGATACACCTTGCCCCGTTGTGCCACGCGACCGATTGTGATCAGCAACTGATCGTCGTCCACCTCGTACAGGACCCGGTAGTCGCCGACCCGGATTCGTAACCCGGACCGATCCCCTCGCAGGGCTCTCGCGCCGGGGGGACGCGGCTCCTTCGCCAGACGGTCGAGGGCGCGTACCACTCGTCGCCGGGCGTCGGGCGCAACCTTCTCGAGCTCACGGAGCGCGGACGGGACGAACTCCACCCGATACGCCACGAATCGCCCCTACAGCCCCAGCTGGCGCTTGACGTCCTCCCAGGGGATCCGCTCCCGATTCGCGGGATCCGCAAGCGCTGCCTCCAGGTCGGCCAGGTCAATCTCATCCTCGATCATCTCGAGCAGATCGAGGTCCTCCACAGGCACCACCGCCGCCACCGCCTTCCCGTGCCGCGTCAGGCGCACACGCTCGCCACCGAAGGCGACCTTGTTGATGATGGTCGCGAACTCCTCCCGCGCCTCGCTGATCCGATGCTCGCTCACTGGGCGACCGTTTCGTACATCATGTACGTATCGTACGTTCCGGAGGAGTGCGGGTCAAGGCCCGCTGCGTCAGCGCGCCACTCGGCCAGAATTCATCGGTCTCCCAGCCGCGTGCGCGGAGTGCCTCGGACTAGCCCCGTCGGGCGACGTGGAGGCGCGTCGCCTCCGTTACGCCCTTCAGCTCCACCGGACCGATCTCCGTGAACGAGGTCGGGGTCCCCTCAGCGGCGTCCACCACCGCCTGGCTGACGAGCACCTCGCCCGGCCGCGCGTATTCGGCGATCCGGGCGGCGAGGTTGACCGTCTGGCCGAAGTAGTCGCCCTCCTGGAACAGGACCGGGCCGGCGTGGAGCCCGACGTGCGCCGGCGGCAACCCGGCATCGGCTGCGCCCTCGAGCATCTCGAGCGCCGCCACCACGCCCGGACCGGGATCGGTGAAGTAGAACATTACCCCGTCGCCCAACCACTTCACCGCCCGCCCGGCGTACTGCGACGAGGTTCGCTGCACCATCCGCGAGAACGTCGTGGCCAGCGCGGCCGCCGCCTCGTCGCCTCGCTCCTGGGTGAGGCGGGTGTAGCCGGTGATGTCGAAGAAGCACATGGCCGGCGGGTGGTCCTGGCGGGTGTAGAGCCCGGCCTGGGTCATCGCCATCTCGATGCCGGTCAGGATGTTCGCGGTCCAGGTGCGGCCTTCCTGCGCGTGTTGGATCGCTTCAAATGCCCGCTGATACTTCGGGTTGACGTCTTCGCCGAATTCCCGGGTGAGGTCCCCCAGTTCGCCGCCCTTCGCCCCCTTTTGAAAGAGCGGGAGCGCGACCTCGGACTGCCACCAATCGGCCTGCTGCTCGGCCACCCGGCGGAGGCTGTCGCCCATGACCCGGAGCAACCGCTCGGTGGCATGCGGGTTCATGCCCTGCGCCATGTGAACCTCGAGGAACGGGACGACTTCGAGCTCATCCTCGCGGACGAGATCGTCCGGCTGCGGCGTGGCCGATCCGACGGCCTCGCGGATGACCATGAGCAGATCCACTGGAACGCCGGTCTCGTTGCTCAGCTCCCGAAAGGTGACCGAGCTGAGCGCGGAGAACCGCGCGTACATCGGGCTGTCGAGGAAGTCGAGCGAGGCGTCGCGGCTGCGCATGAGGGCCGCTAGGCCGTCGACCGGCATCCCCCCATGCTGGAGCGTCTTCACCACGGCGATGCGGCGGACGTCGCCGACGGTGAATCGATCGCCCTCGGCCGGAGCGAGGATCCCGAGCTCCACGAGCTGGCTCACCTCGTCGAGCGGCACCCCGGCCCGGTCGGCGGTCTCCTGCCGCGAAAAGTCGGCCATGGCCCCTAGCCTACCCGGTCCCTCAGACGGTGATGACGACCTTGCCCAGTGCGTGGCCGTCCTCCACGTAGCGGAGTGCCTGGGGGACCTCTTCGAGCGGGAAGCGGCGGTCGATCACCGGCGCGATCTTGCGGGCTTCCAGGAGCTCGGTCAGGGTCGCCACGTCCTCAGGGTTGAACGGCTTCCAGTACGCGATGCCCAGCTTCTGGCTTCCGGTGGCTGAGATGACGAGCCCTGCGATCATGAGCCAGAAGAGACGGGCAATGGAGCCGCCGATGACGATGTACACGCCGGTGGGCGTCAGCGCGCGCCTGATGTCGGAGGCTGACCGGGTGGCCGTGACGTCGAGGATCCGGTCATACCGATGGCCCAGCCGGGTGAAGTCCTCCCGGGTGTAGTCGATGACGTGGTCGGCGCCCAGCGAGCGCACCAGGTCCAGCTTCTTCGTGCTGGCGACGCCGGTCACCTCGGCTCCCCAGGCCTTTGCGATCTGAACCGCCCACGGACCCACACTGCCTGAGGCACCGTTGATCAGCACCTTGTCGCCGGGCCCGACCGGGCGGCGGGCGCGCAGACCCTGGATGGCCAGGATGGCCCCCTGCGGGACGGTCGCAGCCTCCTCGGGTGTGATCCCGGCCGGCTTCGGCGCGAACGCCCGCTCGGGAGCAGCGACATACTCGGCGAAGGCGCCGTAGCCGAACTCGGTCATGTCGCCGAACACCTCGTCACCAGGCCGGAACCGCGTCACGTCCTGGCCGACCGCCTCGACCCGCCCGGCCACGTCCAGCCCGAGTCCGCGGTTCGTGGGCCGGCGCAGCCCGGTTCCCAGACGGGCAATGGCCGGGATGCCATGCAGGTAGTCCAGGTCGGCCTGGTTGACCGATGCGGCCTGAACGCGCACCAGCACCCCGTCGTCGGCGACCACGGGCATCTCGATGTCCGCGAATTCCAGGACATCGGGGGAGCCGTATCGATCTCGGATGAATGCCTTCATGGTTTAAGCGGACAGTAGATGATCCGCCGCGTCAGGGCCTCCGGCACCTCCTAGACTCTGACCGATGCGCGAGACGTATGGCGGAGCTCCAGCGGATGTTCGACGAGCATCTGGCACGCGCCAACCCGCACATGAGCGCCATCGTCACCCCGGAGCGGCGCCTGACCGCGGAGCAGGTCGTCCACTACCTGGAGGGCACCAGACACGTCGCCGTCGCGGCCGTGACGCCCAAGGGCCAGCCCCGCGTTTCACCCCTGGACACGCTCTTTCTTCATGGCCGATCAACGCTGTCGACCGATGTGAAGGCCACCCGGATCGGCCACCTGCGGGCCAACGCCGCCTGCTCGGCGGTGTACATGGGGCCGACCGGATCGCTGGTCGCCAACGGGACGGTGGAGTGGATCACCCGCGAGCACATCGAGCACGACGAGATCCACGCCGCGTGGACGGCCACCTACCACTCGGACCCTTATACCTGGGGCGACGTCGTCCTGTTCCGGATCGCGCCGATCTCAATGTGGGCTACGCCTTCCACCCCGAGGAATTCCAGGTGCTTGATCCAGGCGCTGGCGCAGCCACTGGCTGAAGACCCGCTTTTTGTCAGGACTTAAGTCCGCCATACGCGGGTTGAGATCCCATTAGCCGGCCGACGTCCCGCGACGACGCGAACCTTTCTTGTCGAAGTAGATCCAGAGATGATCGACCATGAACCCCTCGGGAAGCCGGTCGACATGTTCCAAGAGCCTAATCAAGCCTTGAATCACGTCATGCGAGGGAGCGGACGTAGCTTCAACAGTTCCGGTTCGCGGATTCGAGCTGAAGGGAGCACCCAGACTTCTCTTTGCTCTAGCCGTTTGCGGATGCCCCCCTGTGCCCGGAGGCGCGTCGATCGAGATCCGAACGATTGCCCTGGCCATCCTTCACCTCCCGCTATCTCACATATTCCTTAACTTCTGGCTGTACGTCCGCGCGTTTCGCGCCTCGGGCGGGAACCTATTGACCTGCGGGGACCGATCCAGCTCGAGCTCGCTCGAAGACCCGCTGGAGGTAGTGATCCATCACGACGGCCTGGAATTCGCGGTCGTCGAGGATGCGCCGGAAGATGTCGGCATTGTCGTCCATGCGGCGCACGATGGTCTTCATGAACGCGTCCGCGAAGACGAGGCGGAAGTTCTCGAGGGTGTTGGCCTGGGCCTGGGCTGCGAGATCTGCATCTCCGACCCAGCTCTCCTCGAACTGATCGAAGAGGAGCTGATCGGCGTCAGTCAGCTGGAGGCCGAATCGCTCGTTGAGCACCTTGATGATGGCTGAGAGGTGGTCTTTCTCCTCATCGCCCTGCGGGCCTCGGCCGTCGTAGATGGCCTTGATCTCCGCGATGCCGGGCTGGAGCTCCATGGCACGCTCGCTCGTCTTTTCGTGGCGAAGGTGTGTAAGCACAACTTCCGACCCAAGGTCGATTCGGCCGAATTGGTCCTCAGGTAGCAGAGCGAGGAGTGCACGAGCCGTTAGGTAGAGCGCCTCGAGAGAGACGTCGCCGAAGTCGACGACCTGCGACAGGAAGGAGTACGCGCGGACGTAGCGGTCGAGAAGCAACCGGACCTCCTCTTGCGCGGTCTCGTCGAGGGCCTCGAAACGCCCGACAGCCGGCTCCAAGAGCGCGTAGACCTGACCATGCGTTCCTGCCCTGCCGGTCCGATCGGCGAGGATCGCCGCCACGGCGAGGGTCTCTGATTGGTCGAGGACCTGGAGGGCGAACAGCTTGGAGGCAAGGTCGTGCAGCAGGTTCGGATCGGTCGGCACCGCGACCGTCGTCTCATACCATGGCTTGAACGACTCGGCGATGCCCTCCGCGTCATTGCGGAAATCGAGAACGAAGGTGTCGGTCTTGTCCGGGTGGATCCGGTTCAGGCGTGACAGGGTCTGCACGGCGGCGAGGCTGACTAGGGTCTTGTCGACATACATCGTGTGCAGAAGCGGCTGGTCGTAGCCGGTCTGAAACTTCTCGGCCACGATCAGGAGCCCATACGCTGGCTCGCCGAATCGGGTAGCAGTCTGGCTCTCCGGAAAGCCGTTCATGCTCGGCTCCGTGAACGGGATCCCCGCGTCGTCGACGGTCCCGGAGAACGCTATTAATGCCTTTGTGTCGGCATAGCCCCGTTTGGCGAGGTAGCTATCAATCGCCTGCTTGTAGCGAACCGCGTGGAGGCGCGATGAGGTGACGACCATCGCCTTGCCCTTGCCGCCGATCTTGTGGCGAGTGTGGGCGCGGAAGTGCTCAACGATGATCTCGGCCTTCTGGGCGAGGTTATGGGGGTGGAGGGCGACGAAGCGCGCGATCGCGCGCCGCGCCTTGCGGGTGTCGTACGTTGGGTCATTGGCAACCGTCTTCTCCACGCGCCAGTACGTCCCGTAGGTCGTGTAGTTGGCGAGGACGTCGAGGATGAACTCCTCCTCTATTGCCTGGCGCATCGAGTACAGGTGGAAGGGCACGAACCGGCCCTCCTCGTCGGGTTGGCCAAAGAGCTCGAGCGTCCGAGCCTTGGGCGTCGCGGTGAAGGCGAAGAACGACAGGTTCAGTTGACGAGCGCGGGCGGCGACCTGAGCCGCCAGCGCGTCCTGGGGATCGGCCGGCGAGCTGGCCGCGTCGGTGGCCTCAGCGGTCGCCAGCTGTTCGTCTGCAGACCTGGACCCCAGGGCGGTCTTGAGGTCCTTGGCGGCTTCACCAGTCTGCGAGGAGTGAGCCTCATCGACGATGACCGCGAAGCGCCGTGCCCCCAGTCCTTCGACCTTGCCGAGCACAAACGGGAACTTCTGGAGAGTGGTGACGACGATGCGGGCCTGTTCGCCGGCAAGGGCAGCGGCCAATTGCGCGGAGTCTTGATCGATCCGAGCGACAACGCCGGTTTGGTGCTCGAACTGGTAGATCGTCTCTTGCAGCTGGCGGTCGAGGATGACCCGGTCCGTGATTACCACGACCTTGTCGAAGACCGGCAGGTCGTCAGCGCCATGGAGCGACATCAGGCGATGGGCGAGCCAGGCGATCGTGTTCGATTTGCCCGAGCCGGCACTGTGCTGAACGAGATACCGCTGGCCCGGACCCTCAGCGCGTGCCGTCGCCTCGAGGCGTCGGACGGCGTCCCACTGGTGGTAGCGAGGGAAGATCGTCGTCCCGTTGCGCAGCTGCGCGGCCTTTGTGCTGCCCGGGCCAGGTTCAACGTGTATGAACCGCGCCAGGAGGTCGAGCCATGCGTCCCGGGCCCAGACCTCCTCCCAGAGGTACGCGGTCCGGTGCCCGCTGGGGTTGTCCGGGTTCCCGGCGCCGCCCGCTCGCCCGCGATTCAAGGGAAGGAACCGGGTCGTGGGCCCAGTAAGGCGCGTGGTCATCATCACGACCTCGGGGTCGACCGCGAAGTGGACAACCGCTCGTCGCCCGAGGGTGACGTTCGCGGGATCGCGATCGGTCCGGTATTGGGCGACGGCATGGTTGACGTTCTGGTGGGTGAGCGGGTTCTTGAGCTCACTGGTCGCGACGGGGATGCCATTCAGGAACAGGGCGAGATCGAGCGTCTTCGTCCCAGCGGCCTCGTAGGGGAGCTGGCGGGTCACCGTGAGCCGATTGGCCTCGTACCGCTGGAGCAGTTCCGGTGTGAGGCCATGGGCGGGACGGAAGAAGGCCAAGTGCAGCGCGATGCCGTGATCGACTATGCCGTGGCGGAGCACGTCTACAGTGCCGCGCTCATCAAGCTGTTCGGCTAGCCGGATCGCGACCCGTCGCCGGGCTTCGCCAGCGCCACCGTGGAGTTCTGAGAGGCCCTTCCAAGGCGCAAGTTGCGTCTCCTCGAGGAAGCCAAACAACTCGGCGACGTCGAGCCCGTGAGCCCGATCAAAGTCCCCCACCCACTCAGGTCTCGTGCCCCATTTGCAGACGCGATACCCGCCCCCGTCGATGAGGTAGGCGGTGATCGCGTCCTCGAAGGCGCGCTCGTCGACCTTCACACTGCGACCCTGGGGACCTGCATCTGGCCGGTCACCGCCGCGGTCGTGAGGGCTCGCCGGTGCTCGGCGAGAAGCAAAGTCTGTGCCGCAATGGCACTCAACGCGCGCTCGGCGTATCCGACCGCCTTCTCAAGCTGAGCGGCCAGGGCTCGCGCAGTACCGCCGTGAACATTCGGGATCGGTATTCGCGCAACCGCGTCCTGCCTCAGCCCGAATCGGGTGATACCGGACGCTGCCAGCGTGAAGGCGTCCCGACATCTTCGGCTTCGCAGCACCCAATAGAGGAAGTCCGCATCGATATGGAGGGGCCGCACTAGTGCCAGGTGATAACCGAGAACGACGCCTGAGAGATCGTCGGCAACCAGTGCCGCCACTCCGATGTCCTCAGCCGTTTCCGAGTCCTTTGTAAGGAGCACATCGCCACGACGAAGGGAGAAACGCTGAAGTTGGTCGCTCGCCGCCGTTGCCGGTGTGAACTCAAGAGACCGGGTGATCCGCCGGTTCTTGTAGACGTCGGTGTAGTTGCAGAGGAGGACTGGAACTTGGCCATCGACGGACTTTTTGTCGACATTGCTAAAGCGGATGTCCGCGAGCGCCTTCAATGGAACCTCCCCCGCGGCTGCAGTTACGGGATCCAGGATCGCGGAGATGAGACTCTCGGTTCGAGACGCGAGCAGCATCATCAACCGCCGCTTCGCTTCGATGACGGCATCGAGGTGGACATTCTCCGCGTCGAGGTACTTGGCAATCGCGCGTTGCTCGGACAGAGGAGGGAGTGCAACCGCAATATCGCCGAAGTCCCCGATGTTGATCCTTGGCGTCCG containing:
- a CDS encoding DEAD/DEAH box helicase family protein, which produces MKVDERAFEDAITAYLIDGGGYRVCKWGTRPEWVGDFDRAHGLDVAELFGFLEETQLAPWKGLSELHGGAGEARRRVAIRLAEQLDERGTVDVLRHGIVDHGIALHLAFFRPAHGLTPELLQRYEANRLTVTRQLPYEAAGTKTLDLALFLNGIPVATSELKNPLTHQNVNHAVAQYRTDRDPANVTLGRRAVVHFAVDPEVVMMTTRLTGPTTRFLPLNRGRAGGAGNPDNPSGHRTAYLWEEVWARDAWLDLLARFIHVEPGPGSTKAAQLRNGTTIFPRYHQWDAVRRLEATARAEGPGQRYLVQHSAGSGKSNTIAWLAHRLMSLHGADDLPVFDKVVVITDRVILDRQLQETIYQFEHQTGVVARIDQDSAQLAAALAGEQARIVVTTLQKFPFVLGKVEGLGARRFAVIVDEAHSSQTGEAAKDLKTALGSRSADEQLATAEATDAASSPADPQDALAAQVAARARQLNLSFFAFTATPKARTLELFGQPDEEGRFVPFHLYSMRQAIEEEFILDVLANYTTYGTYWRVEKTVANDPTYDTRKARRAIARFVALHPHNLAQKAEIIVEHFRAHTRHKIGGKGKAMVVTSSRLHAVRYKQAIDSYLAKRGYADTKALIAFSGTVDDAGIPFTEPSMNGFPESQTATRFGEPAYGLLIVAEKFQTGYDQPLLHTMYVDKTLVSLAAVQTLSRLNRIHPDKTDTFVLDFRNDAEGIAESFKPWYETTVAVPTDPNLLHDLASKLFALQVLDQSETLAVAAILADRTGRAGTHGQVYALLEPAVGRFEALDETAQEEVRLLLDRYVRAYSFLSQVVDFGDVSLEALYLTARALLALLPEDQFGRIDLGSEVVLTHLRHEKTSERAMELQPGIAEIKAIYDGRGPQGDEEKDHLSAIIKVLNERFGLQLTDADQLLFDQFEESWVGDADLAAQAQANTLENFRLVFADAFMKTIVRRMDDNADIFRRILDDREFQAVVMDHYLQRVFERARAGSVPAGQ
- a CDS encoding restriction endonuclease subunit S, whose amino-acid sequence is MKKVPPSNNWPPIRLRFLFEESNRRVGHAKSVLPLLSVSIHRGVLPRADLTDRESRADDFATYKVVSAGDIVVNRMRAFEGGAGISPIDGMVSGDYAVLRTRELLDPKFFHHLIRSSSLVGEMTARLRGIGNVEAGNVRTPRINIGDFGDIAVALPPLSEQRAIAKYLDAENVHLDAVIEAKRRLMMLLASRTESLISAILDPVTAAAGEVPLKALADIRFSNVDKKSVDGQVPVLLCNYTDVYKNRRITRSLEFTPATAASDQLQRFSLRRGDVLLTKDSETAEDIGVAALVADDLSGVVLGYHLALVRPLHIDADFLYWVLRSRRCRDAFTLAASGITRFGLRQDAVARIPIPNVHGGTARALAAQLEKAVGYAERALSAIAAQTLLLAEHRRALTTAAVTGQMQVPRVAV